One window of the Rufibacter radiotolerans genome contains the following:
- a CDS encoding ABC-F family ATP-binding cassette domain-containing protein yields the protein MISVDSVAVEFNGAALFSNITFNINETDRIALMGKNGAGKSTLLKIIAGVNKPTRGKVSAPKDAVIAYLPQHLLTKDESTVFEEASKAFGQILEMKKQMDEFNLQLETRTDYESDSYMKLIEDVSELSEKYYSIEEINFDAEVEKTLLGLGFLRTDFTRSTSEFSGGWRMRIELAKILLQKPDLILLDEPTNHLDIESVQWLEDFLLNNAKAVIVISHDKAFVDNITNRTIEVTMGRIYDYKVPYSQYLQLRKERREQQQRQFDDQQKEIADIQAFIDRFKGTYSKTLQVQSRVKMLEKIEIIQVDEVDTSALNLKFPPAPRSGNYPVIVEELTKKYGDHTVFKDASLTIERGEKIAFVGKNGEGKSTLIKAIMGEIDYDGKLQLGHNSMIGYFAQNQASLLDGDLTVFQTIDQIAVGDMRTRIKDILGAFMFSGDTVEKKVKMLSGGEKTRLAMIKLLLQPVNLLILDEPTNHLDIKTKDILKDALKAFDGTLILVSHDRDFLDGLATKVFEFGNKRIREHFEDINGFLRNKKMENLREIERKVVAS from the coding sequence ATGATTTCAGTTGACTCGGTCGCTGTTGAATTCAACGGCGCGGCTCTTTTCAGTAACATCACCTTCAACATCAATGAAACCGACCGCATCGCCCTTATGGGCAAGAACGGCGCCGGTAAATCTACGCTCCTCAAAATCATTGCCGGGGTAAACAAACCCACCCGCGGTAAGGTATCGGCCCCCAAGGATGCCGTGATCGCGTACCTGCCGCAGCACCTGCTTACCAAAGACGAGAGCACCGTGTTTGAGGAGGCGTCCAAGGCGTTCGGGCAGATTCTGGAGATGAAAAAACAGATGGATGAGTTCAACCTCCAGCTGGAAACGCGCACCGACTACGAGTCAGATTCCTACATGAAGCTCATTGAGGACGTGTCTGAGCTGAGTGAGAAATACTACTCCATTGAGGAAATCAACTTTGACGCCGAGGTAGAAAAAACGCTACTGGGCCTGGGTTTCCTGCGGACAGATTTCACCCGCTCTACCAGTGAGTTCTCTGGAGGCTGGCGCATGCGCATTGAGCTGGCCAAGATCCTGTTGCAGAAGCCTGACCTGATTCTGCTGGATGAGCCTACCAACCACCTTGATATTGAGTCGGTGCAGTGGCTGGAGGATTTCCTGCTGAACAACGCCAAGGCCGTGATCGTGATTTCCCATGACAAGGCCTTCGTGGATAATATCACCAACCGTACCATTGAGGTGACCATGGGCCGTATCTACGACTACAAGGTGCCGTACAGCCAATACCTGCAACTGCGCAAAGAACGCCGCGAGCAACAGCAGCGCCAGTTTGACGACCAGCAGAAAGAGATTGCCGACATACAGGCGTTTATTGACCGTTTTAAGGGAACCTACTCCAAAACGCTGCAGGTACAGTCCCGCGTGAAGATGCTGGAGAAGATTGAGATCATTCAGGTGGATGAGGTAGACACCTCGGCGCTGAACCTCAAATTCCCGCCCGCCCCACGTTCTGGCAACTACCCGGTGATTGTGGAGGAACTCACCAAGAAATACGGCGACCATACCGTGTTCAAAGATGCGTCGCTCACCATTGAGCGGGGCGAGAAAATTGCCTTTGTGGGCAAGAACGGCGAAGGAAAGTCAACCCTCATTAAAGCCATTATGGGCGAGATTGACTATGACGGCAAGCTGCAGCTGGGCCACAACTCCATGATCGGGTACTTCGCACAGAACCAGGCGTCGTTGCTGGATGGGGACCTAACCGTGTTCCAGACCATTGACCAGATTGCCGTGGGCGACATGCGCACCCGCATCAAAGACATTCTGGGGGCGTTCATGTTCAGCGGCGATACCGTGGAGAAGAAAGTGAAGATGCTATCTGGCGGGGAGAAAACCCGTCTGGCCATGATCAAGCTTTTGCTGCAACCGGTAAACCTGCTGATTCTGGATGAGCCTACCAACCACCTGGACATCAAGACCAAGGATATCCTGAAAGACGCCCTCAAAGCCTTTGACGGCACCCTCATCCTGGTTTCCCACGACCGCGATTTCCTGGACGGCCTGGCCACCAAGGTGTTTGAGTTCGGGAACAAGCGCATACGCGAGCACTTTGAAGACATCAACGGCTTCCTGCGCAATAAGAAAATGGAGAACCTGCGCGAGATTGAGCGTAAGGTAGTTGCCAGCTAG
- a CDS encoding S8 family peptidase has protein sequence MNPSHHHFLRFSLGLFLTGATFSPALAQDNPAPSVAAFDQSLVNWHNLDPTKDQVQGTGVTRAYKELLANKKPKKTIVVAVIDSGIDIFHEELKGKIWTNPKEVAGNGQDDDQNGYVDDIHGWGFLGNAKGENVRYETYEYVRLLRKLAPTYQSFNSIKEVPLAQQPEYKTYLLSKKTYEKELAKHTATRASLQSFENALTTVQGILGEHFKVTTYTLDQVKQISSADERLMAARAWWLDIHAKGLSVASFLEYKEHTDTYLDKHLNLNFTPRALVADNPESITDTKYGNNDVVGPRPNHGTPVAGLIAGLRGNNLGIDGIAEDIQIMALRAVPEGDEYDKDIALAIRYAVDNGANIINMSFGKGFSPQKSFVDEAVKYAESKNVLLVHAAGNEATNNDQVTHYPSRVLLDGSQIKSWIEVGATSRKLGQEFIGVFSNYGKQTVDLFAPGVDIISLAPENKYNKMDGTSFSSPVVSGVAALVWSHYPELTAVELKEVILKSATLHPKETATYPNLESKDRKRAKLTDLSATGGLVNAYGALVLAEKMVSQKGPKS, from the coding sequence ATGAATCCATCCCATCATCATTTCCTGAGGTTCTCGCTGGGGCTTTTCTTGACCGGAGCCACCTTTTCCCCGGCCCTGGCCCAGGATAATCCTGCCCCTTCGGTGGCAGCCTTTGACCAATCTCTGGTGAACTGGCACAATCTGGACCCTACCAAAGACCAGGTGCAGGGCACAGGCGTAACCCGCGCCTACAAAGAGTTGCTGGCCAATAAAAAGCCCAAGAAAACCATTGTAGTAGCCGTGATTGACAGCGGTATTGATATTTTCCATGAGGAGCTGAAAGGCAAGATCTGGACCAACCCCAAAGAAGTTGCCGGCAATGGCCAGGACGATGACCAGAACGGCTACGTAGATGATATCCATGGCTGGGGTTTCCTGGGCAACGCCAAAGGCGAGAACGTAAGGTATGAGACGTATGAATACGTGCGGCTGCTAAGAAAACTGGCGCCCACCTACCAGAGCTTCAACTCCATTAAAGAGGTTCCACTGGCCCAGCAGCCCGAATACAAAACTTATCTGCTGAGCAAAAAAACCTATGAAAAAGAGCTGGCCAAACACACCGCCACCAGAGCCTCGCTTCAATCTTTTGAAAATGCCTTGACCACCGTGCAGGGCATTTTGGGCGAGCATTTTAAAGTCACTACCTACACCCTGGACCAAGTAAAACAGATTTCCTCAGCAGACGAGCGCCTGATGGCCGCCCGCGCCTGGTGGCTGGACATTCATGCCAAAGGCCTGAGCGTGGCCTCCTTTCTGGAATACAAGGAACACACAGACACCTACCTGGACAAGCACCTGAACCTGAACTTTACCCCCCGCGCCCTGGTAGCCGACAACCCCGAATCCATCACCGACACCAAGTACGGCAACAATGACGTGGTAGGCCCAAGACCCAACCATGGCACCCCGGTAGCAGGTCTTATTGCCGGTTTGCGCGGCAACAACCTGGGCATAGACGGCATTGCCGAAGACATCCAGATCATGGCGCTGCGGGCGGTCCCCGAAGGCGATGAGTATGATAAGGACATTGCCCTGGCCATTAGGTACGCCGTAGATAACGGGGCCAACATTATCAACATGAGCTTCGGGAAGGGCTTCTCGCCGCAGAAGTCTTTTGTAGATGAGGCCGTGAAGTATGCCGAGTCTAAAAACGTGCTGCTGGTGCACGCCGCCGGCAATGAGGCCACGAACAATGACCAGGTGACCCACTACCCCAGCCGGGTGCTCCTGGACGGAAGCCAGATCAAATCCTGGATTGAGGTGGGCGCCACTTCCAGAAAACTGGGCCAGGAATTTATTGGCGTGTTCTCTAACTACGGCAAGCAGACGGTAGACCTGTTCGCGCCGGGCGTGGACATTATCTCCCTGGCTCCTGAGAACAAGTACAACAAGATGGACGGCACCAGTTTCTCCAGCCCGGTAGTGAGCGGCGTGGCCGCCCTGGTTTGGTCGCATTACCCAGAGCTTACGGCGGTAGAATTAAAAGAAGTCATTCTCAAATCTGCTACCCTGCACCCCAAGGAAACCGCCACTTACCCCAATCTGGAATCTAAGGACAGGAAACGCGCGAAGTTGACAGACCTTTCCGCCACTGGCGGCCTTGTGAACGCCTACGGGGCTTTGGTCCTGGCCGAGAAAATGGTCAGCCAGAAGGGCCCCAAAAGCTAA